A single window of Arvicola amphibius chromosome 15, mArvAmp1.2, whole genome shotgun sequence DNA harbors:
- the Irx6 gene encoding iroquois-class homeodomain protein IRX-6 codes for MAFPPFGHPYGGASQFLVSASSGAACCETVPRSVSDVVSASTSASTLCCTPYDSRLLGSARPELGAALGIYGAPYAAAQSYPGYLPYGPEPSPLCGALNPQYEFKDPAGNFTPSLTQPGGYYPYEQTLGQYQYDRYSGVELSSAGRRKNATRESTSALKAWLHEHRKNPYPTKGEKIMLAIITKMTLTQVSTWFANARRRLKKENKMTWAPKNKGGEERKTEGAGDALGCLPGDTKDATARQEAQGLRLSDLEDLEEEEEEEEGDEEEAGVSASRRLADFQKSALSLPAPCTATQGGRLESRECALAVPYFPFTEAPRSGEADFITAESSGPTMIVHYPSGQKPRIWSLAHTAAASAVEGAPSTPPRAQSPECHKIPKQPISIRRLLVPRDSTVEEDSLAAKAFGNSTLALQGLPLNCAPCPRRREPEVRFQYPSGAEGSGTPEALGVPVQKIPTCHLLQIWCFNFKNNLTEPTVCSLSMPGMPGEVWWHWSKAQNCHKGFWAQGLVLQT; via the exons ATGGCCTTCCCGCCCTTTGGACATCCGTACGGCGGCGCGTCCCAG TTTCTGGTGTCTGCGAGTTCCGGTGCTGCTTGCTGTGAAACTGTCCCGAGATCGGTGTCAGATGTGGTCTCggcctccacctctgcctctaCTCTTTGCTGTACACCCTACGATAGCCGGCTGCTGGGCAGTGCTCGGCCAGAGCTGGGTGCTGCCTTGGGTATCTATGGAGCACCCTATGCAGCTGCTCAGAGCTACCCTGGGTACTTGCCCTATGGCCCAGAGCCATCCCCACTATGTGGTGCCCTG aatccCCAGTACGAGTTTAAGGATCCTGCAGGAAACTTTACCCCCAGCCTGACCCAGCCAGGGGGTTATTACCCCTACGAGCAAACTCTGGGGCAGTATCAGTATGACAG GTATAGCGGAGTGGAGCTAAGCAGTGCCGGCCGCAGGAAGAATGCCACCAGAGAAAGTACCAGTGCTCTCAAGGCCTGGCTGCACGAGCACCGCAAGAACCCGTACCCCACCAAGGGCGAGAAGATCATGCTGGCCATCATCACCAAGATGACCCTCACCCAGGTGTCCACCTGGTTCGCCAACGCGCGCCGGCgcctcaagaaagaaaacaagatgacGTGGGCACCCAAGAACaaaggtggggaggagaggaaaacagaaggTGCAGGAGACGCTCTGGGCTGCCTGCCCGGTGACACCAAAG ATGCTACTGCCAGGCAGGAGGCCCAGGGACTACGACTGAGTGACCTGGAAGacttggaggaagaggaggaagaggaggaaggagacgaAGAGGAGGCAGGGGTCTCAGCATCTCGCAGGCTGGCGGATTTTCAGAAGAGTGCGCTGTCCCTGCCTGCTCCCTGCACCGCCACTCAAGGGGGCCGCTTGGAAAGCAGGGAGTGCGCTCTGGCAGTACCCTACTTCCCCTTCACTGAGGCCCCGCGATCCGGAGAAGCTGATTTCATTACAGCAGAATCAAGTGGCCCCACAATGATCGTGCACTACCCAAGCGGTCAGAAACCCCGAATCTGGTCCTTGGCTCACACTGCAGCAGCCAGCGCTGTCGAAGGTGCTCCCTCAACCCCGCCCAGGGCACAAAGTCCAGAGTGCCACAAGATTCCCAAACAGCCCATCTCCATCAGGCGACTCCTGGTCCCCAGAGACTCCACAGTCGAAGAGGATTCTCTTGCAGCCAAAGCCTTTGGGAACTCCACGCTCGCCCTGCAGGGGCTGCCACTGAACTGTGCGCCGTGCCCGAGACGGAGGGAGCCTGAAGTGCGGTTCCAGTACCCCTCAGGAGCAGAAGGTAGTGGGACCCCAGAGGCACTAGGGGTGCCTGTCCAAAAGATACCAACCTGTCACCTTCTCCAGATCTGGT gCTTTAACTTCAAAAATAACCTAACTGAACCCACGGTGTGCAGTCTGTCGATGCCAGGGATGCCGGGAGAGGTCTGGTGGCACTGGAGTAAGGCACAGAATTGCCACAAAGGCTTCTGGGCACAGGGTCTTGTGCTGCAGACCTGA